In Bacteroidales bacterium, a single genomic region encodes these proteins:
- the argH gene encoding argininosuccinate lyase, whose protein sequence is MKLWEKGINPEPAIIEFTAGKDRKTDLALTKWDIIGSMAHVIMLEDVGLISADEKNGMLKALHSLFVWDEEGSLVIEKDVEDIHSQIEKEMSSILGTTGKKIHTGRSRNDQVLVDIRLYTREEIDKLSVLIRRLFTRLQSLSEQYKGVLLPGYTHMQPAMVSSFGLWFGAYAECLADDVLLLSGARALNNQNPLGTAAGYGTTLPINRKLTSELLEFDDLLYNSAYASLSRGKIEMAIASALASVAQSLSRFSMDVCLFMTSEFRFIDFPDEYITGSSIMPQKRNPDVFELIRARSNVLQTLPNQVAILTSNLPSGYNRDLQLLKQLIFDAFRELRECIEIMLLMLNNIKVKKNITDNPLYNNIFSTEEVNRLVKQGIPFRDAYKAVSEMVKNSSFSKTTLADYVHEGSIGNLCNKEIAEIFEKRMVSFKNTTSDEFAEKMMKYVTD, encoded by the coding sequence ATGAAACTCTGGGAAAAAGGGATAAATCCCGAACCTGCAATAATTGAATTCACAGCCGGTAAAGACAGGAAAACCGATCTGGCTCTTACCAAATGGGATATTATCGGATCGATGGCGCATGTAATAATGCTGGAGGATGTAGGTCTGATTTCAGCTGATGAGAAAAATGGAATGCTGAAGGCGCTCCATTCTCTCTTCGTATGGGATGAGGAAGGAAGCCTGGTTATAGAAAAAGATGTGGAAGATATCCATTCTCAGATAGAAAAGGAGATGTCATCAATTCTGGGGACCACCGGTAAAAAAATTCACACCGGAAGGTCTCGTAACGATCAGGTTCTTGTTGATATCCGTCTGTACACCAGAGAGGAAATTGATAAACTATCAGTTCTGATTCGCCGCCTTTTTACGAGGTTGCAGTCATTGAGTGAGCAGTATAAAGGGGTTCTTTTACCTGGTTATACACATATGCAGCCGGCCATGGTTTCTTCATTCGGACTATGGTTCGGCGCTTATGCCGAATGTCTGGCTGATGATGTGCTGCTTTTGTCAGGAGCCAGGGCTCTCAATAACCAGAATCCGCTAGGAACAGCAGCAGGCTATGGGACTACTCTTCCTATAAACAGAAAGCTTACATCTGAACTTCTTGAATTTGACGACCTTCTTTACAATTCAGCTTATGCCAGCCTTAGCAGGGGTAAGATTGAGATGGCTATTGCTTCAGCCCTTGCATCTGTAGCCCAGTCACTCTCAAGGTTTTCAATGGACGTATGTTTATTCATGACTTCCGAATTCAGATTTATCGATTTCCCTGATGAGTATATAACAGGATCGAGCATAATGCCCCAGAAAAGAAATCCGGATGTTTTTGAGCTGATAAGAGCGCGATCAAATGTCCTTCAGACTCTTCCGAACCAGGTCGCAATCCTGACGAGCAATCTTCCATCGGGTTATAATCGCGATCTGCAACTGCTTAAGCAACTGATATTTGATGCATTCAGGGAATTGAGGGAATGTATTGAGATAATGTTATTAATGCTTAATAATATTAAGGTCAAGAAGAATATTACAGATAACCCGCTGTATAATAATATATTCAGTACAGAAGAAGTAAACCGGCTGGTTAAACAGGGGATTCCGTTCAGAGATGCATACAAAGCAGTATCAGAAATGGTTAAGAACTCCTCATTCTCAAAAACAACACTTGCAGATTATGTGCATGAGGGAAGTATTGGTAACCTTTGCAATAAGGAGATTGCTGAAATTTTCGAGAAGAGGATGGTATCATTTAAAAACACTACCTCGGATGAGTTTGCTGAGAAGATGATGAAATATGTAACTGATTAA
- the recQ gene encoding DNA helicase RecQ produces the protein MLNDETIHDYLKKYFGFDTFKGNQEPIIRNVLAGRDTFVLMPTGGGKSLCYQLPAVMKKGTAIVISPLIALMKNQVDAMRNFSTDDDVAHFLNSSLTKAEITRVKKDVMSGKAKLLYVAPESLTKEENIEFLKNIEISFYAIDEAHCISEWGHDFRPEYRRIRPIIDTIGRSPIIALTATATPKVQHDIQKNLGILEADVYKSSFNRPNLYYEVKSKQDVTKEIIKYIKNNTGKSGIIYCLSRKKVEEMAEVLKVNGIKALPYHAGMDSATRTLNQDKFLMEEADVIVATIAFGMGIDKPDVRFVIHYDIPKSLEGYYQETGRAGRDGGEGNCIAYYSYNDILKLEKFMQGKPIAEQEIGKQLLLETVSYAESSVCRRKLLLHYFGEEYHKENCEACDNCLHPKSQFEGNEAVVSVLETILAVKEKFKADHIANILSGKVTSAIKSYKHHKIEFFGIGEDKDEKFWNMVIRQALIAKFLTKDIENYGLLKITQKGLDFLENPTSFMLAEDHDYADTTDEENAFGARTAAVDEELFSILKDLRKKISKQKDVPPFVIFQDPSLEDMAIQYPVNLDELQNISGVGAGKAQRYGREFVEIIKKYVEEKEIIRPLDMVVKSVVNKSGIKVYIIQSIDMKRPLEDIAEAKGLEMGELISEIEAIVNSGTRINLDYYIDNSIDEERQHDIYSYFREEAESDSLEAAIKELGNEFEEEEIRLVRIKFLSEMGN, from the coding sequence ATGTTGAATGACGAAACTATACATGATTACTTAAAAAAGTATTTTGGATTTGATACTTTTAAGGGCAATCAGGAACCTATAATAAGGAATGTTCTGGCTGGGAGGGATACTTTTGTGCTTATGCCTACAGGAGGAGGCAAGTCTCTTTGTTATCAGCTGCCGGCTGTTATGAAAAAAGGTACAGCAATAGTTATCTCGCCTCTTATTGCTCTGATGAAAAACCAGGTTGATGCAATGAGGAACTTCAGTACCGACGACGATGTTGCTCATTTTCTGAACTCTTCTCTCACTAAAGCAGAGATTACACGCGTAAAGAAAGATGTAATGTCGGGGAAGGCAAAACTTCTCTATGTTGCACCTGAATCGCTTACCAAAGAAGAAAATATAGAGTTCCTCAAGAATATTGAGATCTCATTCTATGCGATTGATGAAGCTCATTGTATTTCGGAGTGGGGACACGATTTCAGGCCTGAATACAGGAGAATAAGACCAATCATTGATACAATAGGCAGATCTCCTATTATTGCGCTCACCGCAACTGCGACTCCGAAAGTTCAGCATGATATACAGAAGAACCTGGGTATCCTGGAAGCGGATGTCTATAAATCATCTTTTAACAGACCTAATCTCTATTATGAGGTGAAATCAAAACAGGATGTCACCAAGGAGATTATTAAATATATAAAGAATAATACAGGCAAATCAGGAATAATTTACTGCCTGAGCCGCAAGAAAGTTGAGGAGATGGCAGAGGTGCTTAAGGTAAATGGCATCAAGGCATTGCCTTATCATGCAGGTATGGATTCTGCAACAAGGACTCTTAACCAGGACAAATTTCTGATGGAGGAGGCTGATGTTATTGTTGCAACAATAGCTTTCGGGATGGGAATCGATAAACCTGATGTCAGATTTGTCATCCACTACGATATTCCCAAGAGTCTTGAAGGATATTATCAGGAAACAGGGAGGGCAGGACGCGATGGCGGAGAGGGCAATTGCATTGCATACTACAGCTACAATGATATCCTTAAGCTCGAGAAATTTATGCAGGGAAAACCGATAGCCGAACAGGAGATTGGTAAACAGCTGCTTCTCGAAACAGTGTCATACGCAGAATCATCGGTTTGCAGAAGGAAGTTATTATTGCATTATTTCGGGGAAGAATACCATAAAGAAAACTGTGAGGCCTGTGATAATTGTCTGCATCCTAAATCACAATTTGAGGGTAATGAGGCTGTTGTAAGCGTTCTTGAGACAATTCTTGCAGTAAAAGAGAAGTTTAAGGCCGATCATATTGCAAATATCCTCTCAGGGAAGGTTACCTCTGCAATTAAATCCTACAAGCATCATAAGATTGAATTCTTCGGAATAGGAGAGGATAAGGATGAGAAATTCTGGAATATGGTTATCAGACAAGCCCTTATTGCCAAATTCCTTACAAAAGATATTGAGAACTATGGGCTTTTGAAGATAACCCAGAAAGGTTTGGATTTTCTTGAGAACCCTACTTCATTTATGCTGGCGGAGGATCACGATTATGCCGACACAACGGATGAGGAAAATGCCTTTGGAGCAAGGACAGCAGCAGTGGATGAGGAGCTCTTTAGCATTCTGAAAGATCTCAGAAAGAAGATCTCAAAGCAGAAAGATGTACCTCCCTTTGTGATCTTTCAGGATCCTTCTCTCGAAGATATGGCAATTCAATACCCGGTAAACCTGGATGAGCTTCAGAATATCTCGGGTGTTGGAGCCGGAAAAGCACAGCGATATGGTCGGGAATTTGTGGAGATCATTAAAAAATATGTCGAGGAGAAAGAGATAATCCGGCCTCTCGATATGGTTGTCAAATCTGTTGTCAACAAATCCGGTATAAAAGTTTACATCATACAGAGCATCGATATGAAGAGGCCTCTCGAGGATATTGCTGAGGCAAAAGGACTTGAGATGGGTGAGTTGATTTCGGAAATTGAGGCTATTGTAAACTCAGGCACAAGAATAAACCTCGATTATTATATCGATAATTCAATCGACGAGGAACGGCAGCACGATATCTATTCCTATTTCAGGGAGGAAGCTGAATCAGATTCACTTGAGGCAGCTATCAAAGAACTCGGGAATGAGTTTGAAGAGGAGGAGATAAGACTGGTAAGAATCAAGTTCCTTTCTGAAATGGGGAACTAA
- the argR gene encoding arginine repressor encodes MQKTKRLLAIEKIISEETISTQEELLKKLKGKGISCTQATLSRNLRQLGVGRLPDGSGGYRYSLSENLRPAGASPLKLNIVPVIQDIVEAKGLMVIRTIPGNASNTAFFIDGAGRYEIAGTIAGDDTILVIPRDGVTLQSVHTCLEIILPGIHEQVKSRK; translated from the coding sequence ATGCAAAAAACAAAAAGACTTCTGGCAATTGAAAAGATAATTTCAGAAGAGACAATATCAACACAAGAGGAACTTTTAAAGAAACTGAAAGGGAAAGGGATAAGTTGTACTCAGGCTACACTATCCCGCAACTTAAGGCAGCTTGGAGTCGGCAGACTTCCTGACGGATCGGGAGGGTACAGATATTCTCTGTCTGAAAATCTCAGACCTGCAGGAGCGTCACCCCTTAAACTGAATATTGTTCCTGTTATCCAGGACATTGTCGAGGCAAAAGGATTAATGGTGATACGAACAATACCCGGAAATGCAAGCAACACTGCATTTTTCATCGACGGAGCAGGCAGGTATGAAATTGCCGGGACAATAGCAGGTGATGATACAATTCTGGTCATACCGCGCGATGGGGTAACCCTTCAGTCGGTACATACATGTCTCGAAATAATACTTCCGGGGATACATGAGCAGGTGAAGAGCAGGAAGTAG
- a CDS encoding glycosyltransferase has protein sequence MQWLPAILIVPYLILLLGIYRGLRKINPYNISSEPLEFVSVIVACRNEELHLPGLLGSLSDQDYPSHLYEVIVVNDNSTDKTFETASSFSGKNNINTINNTGTGKKKAIETGINAASGKLIITTDADCTPGKNWIRTIASFYEDHKPDLIICPVQLSPMPGFFGKFQELEFLSLQGITAGTASNGKPVICNGANLAFTKESYLKHSENLHHEIASGDDVFLLHSIKKAPQSKILWLESANALITAASSPTIKSFIKQRNRWISKSGSIKDFYTIVLGIVTFVTILLQPVLLIAGIFDPVFLIVFLVVFALKSIPDFLILQNTTRRYGKESLMKWFLISQIIYPYYVLIVVLKAIHPGKPGIDSNVRACQNWL, from the coding sequence ATGCAATGGCTTCCGGCTATATTGATCGTTCCCTATCTGATCCTTCTTCTCGGTATTTACAGAGGCCTCCGGAAAATTAATCCTTACAATATCTCATCTGAACCGCTTGAATTTGTCTCGGTGATTGTGGCTTGCCGGAATGAAGAGCTGCACTTGCCCGGGCTGCTTGGCAGTCTTTCAGATCAGGACTATCCCTCTCATCTTTATGAAGTTATTGTTGTAAATGATAATTCAACAGATAAGACATTTGAAACAGCCAGCTCATTCTCAGGAAAAAATAATATCAATACTATTAATAATACTGGTACTGGTAAGAAGAAAGCTATTGAGACCGGAATCAATGCTGCCTCCGGCAAACTTATCATAACCACTGATGCTGATTGCACACCCGGAAAAAACTGGATCAGGACAATTGCTTCCTTTTATGAGGACCATAAGCCTGATCTGATCATATGTCCCGTTCAGCTTAGTCCGATGCCGGGATTTTTCGGAAAGTTCCAGGAGCTTGAATTTCTTAGTTTACAGGGAATTACAGCCGGTACTGCAAGTAATGGCAAACCGGTCATTTGTAACGGTGCAAACCTGGCATTTACAAAGGAATCATATCTTAAGCACTCTGAAAATCTGCATCACGAGATTGCCTCAGGTGATGATGTCTTCCTGCTTCACAGCATTAAAAAAGCACCGCAATCGAAGATCTTATGGCTCGAATCGGCTAATGCACTTATTACTGCAGCCTCATCGCCAACTATAAAATCATTTATAAAACAGAGAAACCGGTGGATCTCAAAAAGTGGCTCAATTAAAGATTTTTACACTATCGTCCTGGGAATTGTAACATTTGTTACAATTTTGCTTCAGCCTGTTCTGCTAATTGCCGGAATTTTTGATCCGGTCTTTCTGATTGTGTTTCTTGTGGTATTTGCTTTAAAATCAATCCCGGATTTTCTTATACTTCAAAACACAACTAGACGGTACGGGAAGGAAAGTCTCATGAAATGGTTTCTGATATCACAGATTATTTATCCGTATTATGTATTGATTGTTGTTCTCAAAGCAATACATCCGGGAAAACCTGGAATTGACTCGAATGTACGTGCTTGTCAAAATTGGTTATAA
- a CDS encoding argininosuccinate synthase has product MKEKVVLAYSGGLDTSVILKWLIDKDFEVIAFVADVGQAEDFEACREKAILLGASKVIIADLKREFIDSYVLKAIMANAIYEDRYLLGTALARPLIAKKQIEVAKAEGATAVAHGATGKGNDQVRFELCYYALMPGVKVIAPWKDKEFLAQFKGRTDLLKYASEKNIPVKASIAKPYSEDDNLMHISHEAGILEDPMYTLHKSMLEKMVMPQDAPDKETRIVIHFKNGLPVKLINKEDGTIKEDTYDMFVYLNELAGKNGIGLLDMVENRFVGIKSRGVYETPAATVLHIAHKDIEGIAMDREVMRLVNMLTPKFAEIIYNGFWFSPEMDFLMAAIEKSQELIDGSVHLCLYKGNVLIEGRESPSSLYDKKLSSMDIEGGFDQTDSKGFIRINAIRLMAHRAIIEANQKK; this is encoded by the coding sequence ATGAAAGAAAAAGTAGTTCTCGCATATAGTGGCGGGCTGGATACATCGGTAATACTGAAGTGGTTAATTGATAAGGATTTTGAAGTAATAGCGTTTGTGGCAGATGTCGGCCAGGCTGAAGATTTTGAGGCCTGCAGGGAAAAGGCTATTCTTCTTGGGGCATCAAAGGTAATTATTGCTGACCTGAAGAGGGAATTTATTGATAGTTACGTCCTAAAGGCCATTATGGCTAATGCAATATATGAAGACAGGTATCTTCTTGGTACCGCTCTTGCCCGACCTCTTATTGCGAAAAAACAGATAGAAGTTGCTAAGGCAGAAGGTGCTACAGCGGTTGCTCACGGAGCTACAGGAAAAGGGAATGATCAGGTGAGGTTTGAACTATGCTATTATGCACTGATGCCGGGAGTTAAAGTAATAGCTCCTTGGAAGGATAAAGAGTTTCTTGCTCAGTTTAAAGGAAGGACCGACCTGTTAAAATACGCCTCAGAAAAAAACATTCCGGTGAAGGCAAGTATTGCCAAACCATACAGTGAGGATGACAACCTGATGCATATCAGTCATGAAGCCGGCATTCTTGAAGATCCAATGTACACTCTTCATAAGAGCATGCTCGAAAAAATGGTTATGCCGCAGGATGCTCCCGACAAGGAGACACGTATTGTTATTCACTTTAAGAACGGTCTGCCTGTGAAACTTATTAATAAGGAAGACGGAACAATTAAAGAGGATACATATGATATGTTTGTCTACCTGAATGAACTTGCAGGGAAAAATGGTATCGGTCTGCTCGACATGGTTGAGAACAGGTTTGTAGGAATTAAGTCAAGAGGAGTTTATGAAACTCCTGCAGCAACTGTGCTTCATATAGCTCATAAGGATATTGAAGGAATTGCAATGGACAGAGAGGTGATGAGGCTGGTTAATATGCTTACTCCAAAATTTGCTGAGATTATCTACAACGGATTCTGGTTCAGTCCGGAGATGGACTTTCTGATGGCAGCAATTGAAAAGAGCCAGGAACTTATAGATGGAAGTGTCCATCTCTGCCTTTATAAAGGTAATGTACTTATTGAAGGACGTGAATCACCATCCTCACTTTACGACAAGAAACTGTCAAGTATGGATATTGAAGGCGGATTTGATCAGACTGACAGTAAGGGATTTATAAGGATTAACGCAATCAGATTAATGGCTCACAGAGCAATTATTGAAGCGAATCAGAAGAAATAA
- the carB gene encoding carbamoyl-phosphate synthase (glutamine-hydrolyzing) large subunit, which produces MKDVVKKVIILGSGALKIGEAGEFDYSGSQALKALKEEDVSTVLINPNIATVQTSEDLADKIYFLPVTPYFVEKVIAREKPDGILLSFGGQTALNCGTELYKSGIFEKYNVRVLGTPVRAIMDTEDRELFVKKLDEIDVKTPSSIATLSVEDSIAAAGKLGYPVIIRAAYTLGGQGSGFAANPEELRILSSKAFSYSPQILVEESLKGWKEVEYEVVRDKYDNCITVCNMENFDPLGIHTGESIVVAPSQTLTNSEYHKLRELSIRIIRHIGIVGECNVQYALSPDSEDYRVIEVNARLSRSSALASKATGYPLAFVAAKLGMGYGLHELKNSVTKNTTACFEPALDYIVCKIPRWDLNKFEGVSHLIGSSMKSVGEVMAIGRTFEEVIQKGLRMIGQGMHGFTGNRNLGFEDIEIELSEPTDMRIFSIADALEAGMSVDRIYELTKIDKWFLHKLKNIISIKDELCKYKSLESIPIDLLAHSKINGFSDFQIARHVFNSGPSVINDDLMKVRSHRKSVGIVPYIKQIDTLAAEYPAVTNYLYLTYSGSEHDIICETDKKSIIVLGSGAYRIGSSVEFDWCSVNAITTIKKEGFRSIMINYNPETVSTDYDICDRLYFDELTFERVLDIIDLENPGGVIVSVGGQIPNNLAMRLYKEKVPVLGTSPVSIDRAENRHKFSEMLDNLDVDQPAWKELSSIDDINDFVDRIGFPVLIRPSYVLSGAAMNVVSNKSELSHYLELAAQVSKQYPVVVSEFIENAKEIELDAVARDGEMLAYAISEHVEFAGVHSGDATMVFPAQKIYFETARRIKRISKQIAKELNISGPFNIQFLAKDNDIKVIECNLRASRSMPFVSKVLKYNLIELATKVMLGVPAEKLNKAVFDLDYVGVKAPQFSFSRLAKADPVLGVDMSSTGEVGCIGEGFYEAILKAMFSVGYRVPKKSILLSTGPARSKVELLNSARALREKGHKLYATRGTQQFLENAGVEAHVAYWPDENKSPNTIDLIKTREVDLVVNIPKDLSASELNNDYSIRRSAVDFNVPLITNARLASAFILAYCKLSIDDLEIKSWDEYK; this is translated from the coding sequence ATGAAAGATGTAGTTAAAAAAGTGATTATCCTGGGATCGGGAGCACTGAAAATAGGTGAAGCGGGTGAGTTTGATTACTCCGGCTCTCAGGCACTGAAGGCATTGAAAGAGGAAGATGTCAGCACTGTTTTGATAAACCCCAATATTGCAACGGTACAGACCTCTGAAGATCTGGCCGACAAGATCTATTTTCTTCCTGTAACTCCATATTTTGTTGAGAAAGTAATAGCCAGGGAAAAACCTGATGGTATACTTTTATCGTTCGGAGGACAGACAGCACTAAACTGCGGGACTGAATTATACAAATCAGGTATTTTTGAAAAATATAATGTAAGGGTTCTGGGCACACCTGTCAGGGCCATAATGGATACAGAAGACCGCGAACTATTTGTAAAAAAACTCGATGAAATAGATGTTAAGACGCCCAGCAGCATAGCTACACTAAGTGTTGAGGACTCAATAGCTGCAGCTGGAAAACTTGGATATCCGGTTATTATAAGAGCAGCATATACCCTCGGAGGTCAGGGAAGCGGATTCGCAGCTAACCCTGAAGAACTCAGAATACTTTCATCAAAAGCTTTCTCATACTCACCCCAGATTCTTGTTGAAGAATCATTAAAGGGATGGAAAGAGGTTGAATATGAGGTTGTAAGAGACAAATACGATAATTGCATCACTGTATGTAACATGGAGAATTTTGATCCGCTCGGCATACATACAGGAGAAAGCATAGTTGTAGCACCTTCACAGACTCTCACAAACAGTGAATACCATAAATTAAGGGAATTATCCATACGTATAATAAGGCATATCGGAATCGTAGGTGAGTGTAATGTTCAATATGCACTTTCACCCGATTCAGAAGATTACAGAGTTATTGAAGTCAACGCCCGTCTGTCGCGTTCAAGCGCACTTGCTTCTAAAGCCACAGGATACCCGCTTGCTTTTGTTGCGGCTAAACTGGGAATGGGATACGGTCTGCACGAACTTAAAAACTCTGTCACCAAAAACACCACTGCATGTTTTGAGCCTGCGCTTGACTATATAGTATGTAAGATCCCCAGATGGGACCTTAATAAATTCGAGGGGGTCTCACACCTCATCGGAAGCAGCATGAAAAGTGTTGGTGAGGTGATGGCAATAGGCCGGACATTTGAGGAGGTCATTCAGAAAGGATTAAGAATGATCGGACAGGGAATGCACGGATTTACAGGTAACCGTAATCTAGGTTTCGAAGATATCGAAATAGAACTCTCAGAACCAACTGACATGAGGATATTTTCGATAGCTGATGCACTTGAAGCAGGGATGTCAGTCGACAGGATATATGAGCTCACGAAAATAGACAAGTGGTTTCTTCATAAACTGAAAAATATAATCAGCATAAAGGATGAGCTTTGCAAATACAAGTCCCTTGAGTCTATACCTATCGATCTCCTCGCTCATTCCAAGATTAACGGTTTCAGCGATTTCCAGATAGCACGTCATGTCTTTAATTCAGGTCCTTCGGTAATAAACGATGATCTCATGAAAGTGAGAAGTCACCGTAAATCAGTAGGGATCGTACCATATATTAAACAGATCGACACCCTTGCTGCTGAATACCCTGCGGTAACTAATTACCTTTACCTCACATACAGTGGCTCCGAACACGACATAATTTGCGAAACAGATAAAAAATCAATTATTGTGCTTGGCTCCGGCGCTTACAGAATAGGCTCCAGTGTTGAATTTGACTGGTGTTCTGTAAATGCAATAACTACTATAAAGAAAGAAGGTTTCAGATCAATAATGATCAATTATAATCCTGAAACAGTCAGCACCGATTATGATATCTGCGACAGGCTTTACTTTGATGAACTGACATTTGAACGTGTACTCGATATAATAGATCTTGAAAATCCGGGCGGTGTCATTGTATCAGTGGGCGGACAGATCCCGAATAACCTCGCAATGAGGCTGTATAAAGAGAAGGTACCTGTCCTCGGCACTTCACCTGTATCAATTGACCGTGCAGAAAACAGGCATAAGTTTTCAGAAATGCTTGACAATCTAGATGTTGACCAGCCAGCCTGGAAGGAACTTTCCTCAATTGACGATATTAATGATTTTGTTGATCGTATCGGATTCCCGGTCCTTATCAGGCCCTCATATGTGCTTTCCGGAGCTGCCATGAACGTTGTTTCGAACAAGAGTGAGTTATCACATTATCTTGAACTAGCAGCACAGGTATCGAAGCAATATCCGGTTGTTGTTTCTGAATTTATCGAAAATGCCAAAGAGATCGAACTCGATGCAGTCGCCCGTGACGGAGAGATGCTGGCATATGCTATAAGTGAACATGTTGAATTCGCAGGAGTCCATTCAGGAGATGCAACAATGGTATTCCCTGCCCAGAAGATATATTTTGAAACAGCCAGAAGGATCAAACGCATATCAAAACAGATAGCAAAAGAACTGAATATTTCAGGCCCGTTTAATATACAATTCCTTGCTAAAGACAATGATATTAAGGTCATTGAGTGCAACCTAAGGGCCAGCCGCAGTATGCCTTTTGTTTCTAAGGTTCTTAAGTATAACCTTATCGAACTTGCCACAAAAGTGATGCTCGGGGTTCCTGCAGAAAAGCTTAATAAGGCTGTCTTTGACCTCGATTATGTTGGGGTAAAAGCTCCGCAGTTCAGCTTCTCACGACTGGCAAAAGCCGATCCTGTTCTGGGTGTAGACATGTCGTCTACAGGTGAAGTGGGATGTATTGGCGAAGGATTTTATGAGGCTATTCTGAAGGCTATGTTCTCAGTAGGATACAGGGTTCCAAAAAAGAGTATCCTGCTGTCTACCGGTCCGGCCCGGTCAAAGGTAGAGCTGCTCAACAGTGCCAGGGCCCTGCGCGAAAAAGGACATAAGCTTTATGCAACAAGGGGAACACAGCAGTTTCTTGAGAATGCAGGTGTAGAAGCACATGTAGCCTACTGGCCCGATGAGAACAAGTCGCCTAATACTATTGATCTTATCAAAACAAGAGAGGTCGACCTTGTGGTCAATATTCCCAAAGACCTGAGTGCTTCTGAACTTAACAACGACTATTCAATACGAAGAAGTGCAGTTGATTTTAATGTTCCTCTGATTACAAATGCCCGCCTTGCAAGCGCATTCATCCTTGCATACTGCAAGCTCAGCATCGATGATCTGGAGATTAAGAGCTGGGATGAGTACAAATAG
- a CDS encoding GNAT family N-acetyltransferase, with amino-acid sequence MIKIRKATPEDASVIIDFQQKMAWETEQMTLKNELVTNGVNAVFENDSRGQYWVAEDNGQVVASLLITYEWSDWRNANVWWFQSVYVLPDWRRTGIFRSMYNHIKDEADKIGIAGLRLYVETNNKRAQKTYEALGMQSEHYTMYEWLKE; translated from the coding sequence ATGATTAAAATCCGAAAAGCAACCCCCGAAGATGCATCTGTTATTATCGACTTCCAGCAGAAAATGGCATGGGAAACTGAACAGATGACCCTGAAGAATGAATTAGTAACAAATGGGGTGAATGCAGTTTTCGAAAATGATTCCCGCGGACAATACTGGGTTGCAGAGGATAATGGTCAGGTTGTGGCTTCCCTTCTCATTACTTATGAATGGAGCGACTGGAGAAATGCAAACGTCTGGTGGTTCCAGTCAGTATATGTCCTGCCCGACTGGAGAAGGACCGGCATCTTCAGATCGATGTACAATCACATTAAAGATGAGGCTGATAAGATTGGGATTGCAGGACTTCGTCTCTATGTGGAAACAAATAATAAAAGAGCTCAGAAAACTTATGAAGCTCTCGGTATGCAAAGTGAGCATTATACAATGTATGAATGGCTTAAGGAGTAA